The following is a genomic window from Acidimicrobiales bacterium.
ACTGCCTGCCACCTCCGCGCGCATGGTCCGCACGGCGCCGCGGGCGTGCTCGTCCTCGCCCGCCATCAGGCCGTTCGGGTACCCGACCAGTGCCGCTGCCGCGGCGAGGAGAGTGCAGAAGCCGATCATGAAGCCAAAGGACACTTGGTGATGCGGGCTTCTGGAGACCGCGAGGTGTGCAAGGAACCCTGTGAGGACGAGCGCTGAGACGGCGTTGACGCCCGCGACGAGCCGCAGGTGAGCCTCGGCGCGCCGGGGTCCCTGCCCGGCCAGCAGCGACAGGCGTGCTCGGGGTTGAAGCTCGACGATGCGGACGGTGAAACCCAGCGGGCCTTTCACCGCTGCGACCCGGTTGCCGCGGGTGTCCACGAGCGGGGGTGCGATCAGCGGGGAGCCGGCTGCTTCGACGCGACGCAGCGCTGCGTCGAGGTCGTCGGTGGTGACTACCAGCCAGGCGATGCCGGGCTCTGCCGCTTCCGGTTCGTCGGCGCGGACTTCGCTCTCTGCTGCGGGCAGAGCGTCGGCCGGATCGACCAGTTCGACGGTGATGGAGCGCCGGCGGGTGAGGCCTCCGAGGCCGACGTCCACACCCGGCGGGTCGAGGCCGACCACCTCGCACCAGCTCTCGACGGCCTCACGCCAACGGGGGGCGGTGATCGCCAGACCGGCGAGCTGCACCCGCCCGCGCCGGCTGCGGCCCGAGGTGCTGAACGCGATGGGGATGGCCGTCACGGCTCACTCTTGCGGCAGGTGTACATGGGGTTCGACGACGCCGGTTGCGTCACGTAGAACGGCATGTACGGGGAGGACGGATAGAACTCGTAGTCGCCCGAGTTGCTCGGGTTCTGCTTGACCTGGATGTAGTAGAAGCTGCCGAGACCGACGTGGCAGCCGGGGCGGAACGTGTAGCGCGGCTCCTGGCTGTCGGAGGGGTTGAGGAACGGCGGCGTCCAGTCCGTGAACGTGTTGATCACGTCGCGTAGGCGCTGGCGGGTTATGTCGTTGCCGAGCTTCTGGATGCCGGACGCCATCAAGAAGGCGGCGGTGTACATCCCAGCCGTCGGCGAGGAGACCGCCTCCACCTGGGAGTTCACCTGGTGCACGTACTTCAGGTAGGTCGGGTCCTGATAGACCGGGCCGAACGCGTCGACCGCGTACATGCCCGCGGAATAGGCGCCGATGCCCTGCGGGGTGGCGGGGACACCGATCAGGTACCCGCCCCAACCCTTGGCCGGCTTGTAGTTCTCCTCCTGCGCTGACAGCACGCACGGGATGGTGTGGCCCACGTCGAGCTCGAAGTCGATGAAGTCCACCCCGTCTCCGGCGGCCTTGGTCATGCCGTCGGTGCAGTCGCTCTGGGTCGGGTTCACCGACTCGGTGAACGCGACAGATATGCCGAGCGACTGGAAGTCAGCGCTGACCGCTTGCGCGTACGCGTCGGTGTAGTTGCCGCCGCCGGCGTTCAGGTAAAAGATCGCCGCCTTCTTCGCGCCGAGTTGCGCCGCCTTCTCGGCTATGGCTATCGAGCCGAGACGCTGAGGGCCGCCGGTGGCGAACCACCAGGGGTTGGTGAACTCCTCGTCGAACTGGCCCTCGGTGAACACGGGGATCCCCACCGACGACACGTACTGACCGAGCTGACCGGGCGCGTAGATCATGGTGAGGGCGAAAACGTGGTCGACCTCGACCAGCCGCTTGGTGTTGGCCAGCTGCTTCGCCGGGTCGGCGCCGTCGTCGTAGAGGACCAGCTGGAACTTGCGGCCGTTGACACCGCCTTCGGCGTTGATGGCATCGAGTCCCGCCTGAAGGCCGGTCGCAAGCTGGTCGCCGTACACCGCGGCGGGACCCGAAAGGAACGTGGAACCACCGACCAGGATGCTCGTGTCGGTCACGCCCGGGTCGTAGGTGTGGGGGGTGCCGGCGGCCCCGCTCGACACCGCCGCCGCTTGGCCGGAGGAGAGAGCGCCGGTCCCCGAGAGCATCTGCCCGGACCCGGCCGTTCCGGTCGTCGAGGCACCGCCCGCCACCGTCGTAGCCGTCGATCCGATTGCCGGCTGCCCCTCGCCGGACACGGTCAAGGTATGCGACGCCGAACGTGCACCCCGGTCGCGCTCCAAACGCCGCTGCCCGGCCTCGACCGACACCGCCACGAGGGCGAGCACGAGGATCGAGGAGACGGCAGCGAGCCCGAGCCGCCTTGCTTGTTCGGCCGACAGCCGGCCGGGCCGACCGTGCTCGGACCCTCGTGCCATCTCAGGACCCCCCAGCTACCTGACGTTTTGACACGACCCTAGACCTGAACGCGGACTCAGGTCAACGTGCCGTTCGATACCTTCGCCGTTGTCGCCCACCTTTCCTGCGCCGGCCACCGCTCGCCCGCGCTTTCGATGGAGAAAGACCGACCGCCGGCGCAACCAGCGCGCTTCTTGGGACTCTGGCCTTCGCCAGGAAGAGAAATCAGCGGGGCAACGAAACGGCGGTGATCAGCAGCGCTTGGGCGATGTTCATCAGGCCATTCAACGTGCCGGCGGTGCCAGCCAGGTCTCCTGCCTGGGCCGCCCTGCACGCCTCAGCCTCGATCAGGATGGCGAGTCGCTGGCGGACGGATTTCTCGCGGCCGAACTCGACCGCCGGGTCGGGCATCGAGCCCAGGACGTCGGAGTCCTTCTGCAGCCCGGCCGCCAGCGTTCCCAAATCACCGGCGGAGGAGGTGTCCAGGTGAGGTGCGACTTCGGCCGGTGACGTAACGTGCAGGGCGTTGACCGCCGCCGCCCAACGGTCCGATGCTTCGGTAGGGCGTGTCCCCTGCCGCACAGGGGGGTAAGTAGCTGCGGGCGGAGGAGGTGCCGCCAGCGGGGGACCTGCAGCCAGGCCTTCGGACACCCAGGCGGGCACTTCGGCGGGCAGCACGACGTCGCTCCCCTTGGGCACCCCCGGTGGGGTCAGGCCCTGCCCCGTCAGCACCCGCCCCTGGTCGAAGGTGCGGTCCGCGAGCTCACGCAAGCGCGTCGCGATCAGCATCACCTGGTTCCGGAGGTCACCGGCTGGTACGTCGAGCGCGCCAAGCTCGCACTCGACCGCGTCGAGGTACAGCGACGCGGTCGCCGCGTAGAGAGGGTCCACCAGAGGCGATCCGGGATAGGGCGGCAGCTGACCCGCCGCGGCGGCGGACGATTGCATCACCGCTTTGGCCTGCGTGAGCTCGACGCGGTACGCGGAGAGGGAGAGGCCGCCGGCGGAGAACTGATCCCGGTCCTGCGCCATGACCGAGATGCGCGTGGCGAGCGGGGTGAACGCGGCGGCCGCAGCGCCGTTCCACCTCGCAACGGCGGCGGCGTTCTTGCCGCGACCATCGCTCGACCCGCCAGCCAGCAACGCCGCCACGACAGCGGTCCCCGCGATGACCGCGACGACGACCACCAAGAGCACCCATCGACGCGGACGAGTCAAGGGCCCTGAAGCTACAACGACCCGGCAGGACGGCGTCCAGCCCCTGCCCTGCCGGTCGCCGGTCGCCTAGAACATGAACAACTATTCAGGTATGGTTCGAGCGTGAGCCGGTTGGACGCGATGACGCGGGAGCTACAGCGGAGCGCGACCACCGTACTGGGAGCGGACGCACGTTTCGAAAACGGCGATGAGCGGCCGCTCGGGACGCGCGGGCGGCGAACACGCGCTGCCATCCTGAAGGCGGCGTCCGAGGTGTTCATCCAGACCGGATGGAGCGGCGCCAGCATGGCCGCCATCTCCGAGCAGGCGGGCGTGGCGGTGGGAACCGTCTACCAGTACTTCCGCAGCAAGGAAGAGATCATCTCGGCGATCGTGGCCGAGTGGGCATTGAAGGCGCTCGCCGACATCAAGACCTGGGACCCGGCCGTCGGTCTCGAGGGTCTCGAGAGTCTGATCGGGCGCTACGTCGACATGTACGCGCGCACCGCCAAGTTCCAGCGGTTGTGGGAGGAGGTCAGCCTGGTCGAGCCGGCGCTCGCGGAACTGCGCGCCGAGCTGACGGACCTGTTCGTGCACCTCCTCGCCGAGGCGTTCGTCACCGCGTCCACTGCGGGGCTGCTCGACCCGGGTCCAGACCCGGTCGAAACATCGCGCGCCATCAACGCGATGATCGACCGTTACTGCCTGCAGGTCTTCGTTCGCCGGTCGCGACCTGCGGTGCGCGCCGAAGCCGCCAAGTTGCTCACGGGGCTCGCCCTGCGGGCGCTGAACGCCACGAGCCCGGAGGGAACATGAGCCCGATCCTCGACCCCCAGCACGACCTCGCCCACCCGGTCGAGGGCGACACGGCGTGGTCGGAGTCCTACTACTTCAACTGCTACGACCCGGACTCGGACTGTGGCTTCTTCACCCGCATCGGCGTGCGTCCCAACGAGGGGACCATCGACGTGGGTCTCTCCGTCTGGGCACCCGGTGGCGGACTGGCCCACATCCGCCACGTCGTGCAGACCGATCGCATGGTCGACTCGGACCTGCAGGTCGGCCCCGTCCGTTACCGCATGATCGAGGCGGGAAAGTGCTGGAATCTCACCGCAGGCGGTGACAGCAGCGCCGGCCCTGTCAGGATGGACGTCACCTTCGACGCCCTGACACCGCTCATCGGTGCCGACGGGCAGAACACGGCGGGCGGCGGGGCGTCCGGCGACACCCGCAAGATGGTGGGAAAGGGCCACCTGGAGCAGGCGGGCCGCTGGTCGGGCGAGATCAGCATCGACGGCCGGCCGGTCACCCTGGGCAGCCAAACGCGCGGGAATCGCGACAAGTCGTGGGGCCCGCGGCGCTGGGGTGCTCCGCGGATGTGGAGGTGGTTCTCCGTCAACATCGACGACGCCACCCATTTCGGCGGCATCCGCATTGGCACCGACTCCGGGGATCTGCACCGCGGCTGGGCGTGGGTCGACGGGTCGCTCCGGTCGATCAAGGTGTGGGAGGTCAAGACCGAACTCGAGGATGACGGCGTGACCCACAAGAGGAGCCACGTCGTTGCGGTCGACAAGACCGGGGACCTGCACGAGCTCGAAGGCGACATGCTCCGCGTCGAGCCGGGCACGCGCGGTATACGTCCGGGGGGCACGGTCGTCAACGAGGGCCTGGCGCGCTGGAAGTACCGCGGCAAGACCGGCTACGGCATCAGCGAGTACCTGCACCAATTCGACGACCGGGCCCGTCCGGTCGTCCCGATCGAGTAAAGAAGGCATCATGACTCGCGTCGACCCACAAGTGATCGCCGACCCCCTCTTCTGGCAGCTCCCGCTCGCCGACCGGATGAGCCAGTTCGCCGACATCCGCGAGCAGGCACCGTTCGTGGAGGTGACGACGGTCGACCCGCTCACCTGGGAGGAGCTGCCGTTCTACGCGGTCACCCGCATGGCGGAGGTGATGGAGATCAGCCGCCGCCCGCTCGACTTCTGCTCCGGTCGCGGCTCGACATCCATTCCCGACCTGCCCGCCGAGGCGATGGAGTTCTTCGGGTCCTTCATCGTCATGGACGACCCCCGCCACGCCCGCCAGCGCGGCATCGTCGCGAGGTCCTTCACCCCGCGAGCGCTGCAAGGCGTCCTCGACTCGGTCGAGAAGATCTGCTCCGAGGTCATCGACGGCTTCTGCGAGAAGGGCGAAGCCGACCTGGTCGAGGTGCTCTCCCAGCCCTTCCCGCTGCTCATCATCTGCGACATGATGGGCATCCCCCGCAGCGAGTTCTCCACGGTCCTGCGCGCCACCAATGTCATCCTCGGCGGCGGCGACCCCGAGATGGTCGGCACCGACAACCCAGAGCAGCTTATGGGCGCCCTGCTCGGCGCCGGCATGGAGCTCGCCAACCTCATGAACGAGCTCGCC
Proteins encoded in this region:
- a CDS encoding VOC family protein — translated: MTAIPIAFSTSGRSRRGRVQLAGLAITAPRWREAVESWCEVVGLDPPGVDVGLGGLTRRRSITVELVDPADALPAAESEVRADEPEAAEPGIAWLVVTTDDLDAALRRVEAAGSPLIAPPLVDTRGNRVAAVKGPLGFTVRIVELQPRARLSLLAGQGPRRAEAHLRLVAGVNAVSALVLTGFLAHLAVSRSPHHQVSFGFMIGFCTLLAAAAALVGYPNGLMAGEDEHARGAVRTMRAEVAGSDRSDLAGSGWAHWRKGLESAVVAGAAALAVLGLSSAGLLGRPIGFSLLWGWAAAVGGTALVLAGAFGRRRAVLLAGRRAHGLPVIAVGPVPLLRRAWMMGALPLGIFSAAVNVGLAWAAYRYGVSTKTLGSDLLGSVVITAGANYLFGRQWGRADWYAGRVVFPAGMRLPERVRLAPQGVVFAVIGLLVVLNLLGHALSHPPQLDGALALRSFAGLMAGGVGFGLGAVAGTLNAAADAREAP
- a CDS encoding ABC transporter substrate-binding protein, whose product is MARGSEHGRPGRLSAEQARRLGLAAVSSILVLALVAVSVEAGQRRLERDRGARSASHTLTVSGEGQPAIGSTATTVAGGASTTGTAGSGQMLSGTGALSSGQAAAVSSGAAGTPHTYDPGVTDTSILVGGSTFLSGPAAVYGDQLATGLQAGLDAINAEGGVNGRKFQLVLYDDGADPAKQLANTKRLVEVDHVFALTMIYAPGQLGQYVSSVGIPVFTEGQFDEEFTNPWWFATGGPQRLGSIAIAEKAAQLGAKKAAIFYLNAGGGNYTDAYAQAVSADFQSLGISVAFTESVNPTQSDCTDGMTKAAGDGVDFIDFELDVGHTIPCVLSAQEENYKPAKGWGGYLIGVPATPQGIGAYSAGMYAVDAFGPVYQDPTYLKYVHQVNSQVEAVSSPTAGMYTAAFLMASGIQKLGNDITRQRLRDVINTFTDWTPPFLNPSDSQEPRYTFRPGCHVGLGSFYYIQVKQNPSNSGDYEFYPSSPYMPFYVTQPASSNPMYTCRKSEP
- a CDS encoding TetR/AcrR family transcriptional regulator gives rise to the protein MSRLDAMTRELQRSATTVLGADARFENGDERPLGTRGRRTRAAILKAASEVFIQTGWSGASMAAISEQAGVAVGTVYQYFRSKEEIISAIVAEWALKALADIKTWDPAVGLEGLESLIGRYVDMYARTAKFQRLWEEVSLVEPALAELRAELTDLFVHLLAEAFVTASTAGLLDPGPDPVETSRAINAMIDRYCLQVFVRRSRPAVRAEAAKLLTGLALRALNATSPEGT
- a CDS encoding cytochrome P450, with the protein product MTRVDPQVIADPLFWQLPLADRMSQFADIREQAPFVEVTTVDPLTWEELPFYAVTRMAEVMEISRRPLDFCSGRGSTSIPDLPAEAMEFFGSFIVMDDPRHARQRGIVARSFTPRALQGVLDSVEKICSEVIDGFCEKGEADLVEVLSQPFPLLIICDMMGIPRSEFSTVLRATNVILGGGDPEMVGTDNPEQLMGALLGAGMELANLMNELAEHRRKNPADDLTTALVHNDAGEDTLAPHELAPFFILLAVAGNDTTRTGISHGMNLLAENPDQRAIWQADLPGVTPRAVEEIVRVASPVTFMRRTVTRDLELSGHQLHDGDRMILFYGAANRDPRRFDDPETFDVLRDPNDHVGFGGPGPHFCLGAHLARRELAVAFRQLLTRLPDIEVAGPPVPLAALGIPLVGGIKHLPVKFTPTAPLGSR